The Gemmatimonadota bacterium genome has a window encoding:
- a CDS encoding sulfatase yields the protein MIRKGRTSLIPVLLLALACQVEPTEDSRASADLPPLDGPRPNVVVIVVDDLRWDEFGAAGHPYLQTPNIDRLVAEGAMFENSFHAVPLCSPNRASLLTGQYPSQHGIIDNVARNRVSHRLKTFPRALQADGYDTAFLGKWHMGNDPTPRPGFDYWVGLPGQGRSENPEFFEDGRLHEVEGYTTDLLTERAIDFIERDRDGPFLVYIAHKAVHPDVTQFDDGSTGGSRGYIPAPRHVGEYSDEVFPRRPNGVETLADLDDKPAIQRALAYRATGDVTAIYGEVEAPKTAERTIRRRAEMLLAVDDGVGRLLETLEQRGELDNTVFVFTSDNGFFYGEHGLTSERRLPYEESIRNPLVIRYPPAVEAGSRPTALALTVDLAPTILEFAGSEIGDHIQGRSLVPVLRGDDSNWRESILIEFYTYENPFPHLMDMDYRSIRTDRYKYIHWVQHPGLDELYDLEADPYEMTNLVNDPGSAELRAELRERLGQLVLGAMGLGAEGAR from the coding sequence ATGATACGTAAAGGCCGTACTTCCTTGATCCCGGTGCTCCTGCTGGCGCTCGCGTGCCAGGTGGAGCCGACTGAAGACTCGCGTGCGTCCGCCGACCTTCCGCCTCTGGACGGACCTCGACCCAACGTCGTCGTGATCGTCGTCGACGACCTGCGCTGGGACGAGTTCGGCGCCGCGGGGCACCCCTACCTGCAGACGCCGAATATCGACCGGCTCGTGGCCGAAGGTGCCATGTTCGAGAACTCCTTCCACGCGGTGCCGCTCTGTTCGCCGAACCGAGCCAGCCTGCTGACGGGCCAGTACCCGTCCCAGCACGGCATCATCGACAACGTGGCCAGGAACCGGGTCAGCCATCGCTTGAAGACCTTCCCTCGGGCGCTGCAAGCGGACGGCTACGACACCGCCTTCCTCGGCAAGTGGCACATGGGCAACGACCCGACGCCGCGACCGGGCTTCGACTACTGGGTTGGTCTGCCGGGTCAGGGGCGCTCCGAGAACCCCGAGTTCTTCGAGGATGGTCGACTGCACGAGGTGGAGGGATACACGACCGACCTGTTGACCGAACGCGCGATCGACTTCATCGAACGCGACCGTGACGGGCCATTCCTGGTGTACATTGCTCATAAGGCGGTGCATCCCGACGTGACCCAGTTCGATGACGGATCGACCGGGGGTTCACGCGGATACATCCCGGCTCCGCGTCATGTCGGCGAGTACTCCGACGAAGTCTTTCCCAGGCGGCCGAACGGGGTGGAGACGCTGGCGGACCTCGACGACAAGCCCGCCATCCAGCGCGCGCTGGCGTATCGAGCGACCGGGGACGTCACAGCGATTTACGGGGAGGTCGAGGCGCCCAAGACCGCCGAGCGTACGATCCGCCGTCGTGCGGAGATGCTGCTCGCGGTCGACGATGGCGTTGGTCGCCTGCTGGAGACGCTCGAGCAGCGCGGGGAGCTCGACAACACCGTCTTCGTCTTCACGAGCGACAACGGCTTCTTTTACGGCGAGCATGGCCTCACGAGCGAGCGCCGCCTTCCGTACGAGGAATCGATCCGGAACCCGCTCGTCATCCGGTATCCGCCAGCCGTGGAGGCCGGATCGCGTCCCACCGCGCTCGCGCTCACCGTCGATCTGGCGCCCACGATTCTCGAGTTCGCCGGATCGGAAATCGGGGACCACATTCAGGGTCGCTCCCTCGTTCCGGTGCTGCGAGGGGACGACTCGAATTGGCGGGAGTCGATATTGATCGAGTTCTACACGTACGAGAATCCGTTCCCGCACCTCATGGACATGGACTACCGCTCGATTCGCACCGACCGGTACAAGTACATCCACTGGGTACAGCACCCGGGCCTGGACGAGTTGTACGACCTGGAAGCGGACCCGTACGAGATGACGAATCTGGTGAACGATCCGGGTTCCGCCGAGCTGAGGGCGGAGCTACGCGAGCGGCTCGGCCAACTCGTGCTCGGCGCGATGGGGTTGGGCGCGGAGGGCGCTCGCTAG
- a CDS encoding DinB family protein, with the protein MNRLTRPLTVLSVLAMAASLSAPLAEPIAAQSTPDGFKTEIQRQFGASARKAVMLAEAMPAEKYGWSPGEGVASVARVYMHIARYNYMYLEQSMGIESPMGQDAYMRWEDDVTARFQAKTASAADKEWIVGVLSASMDHVRDNLESMSESDFAISTRLYGRQVQKWAVMLQLVAHMNEHLGQSIAYARMNGVVPPWSR; encoded by the coding sequence ATGAACCGCCTGACCCGTCCGCTGACCGTCCTGTCCGTTCTCGCCATGGCGGCGTCGCTTTCTGCGCCCCTGGCGGAGCCGATCGCGGCGCAGTCGACACCCGACGGCTTCAAGACGGAGATCCAACGGCAGTTCGGAGCGTCGGCCAGGAAGGCGGTCATGCTCGCCGAAGCGATGCCGGCCGAGAAGTACGGCTGGAGTCCCGGAGAAGGAGTGGCATCCGTCGCGAGGGTCTACATGCACATAGCCCGCTACAACTACATGTACCTGGAGCAGAGCATGGGCATCGAATCGCCGATGGGTCAGGACGCGTACATGCGTTGGGAGGACGACGTGACCGCGCGCTTCCAGGCGAAGACGGCGTCCGCCGCGGACAAGGAATGGATCGTCGGGGTCCTCAGCGCCTCGATGGACCACGTGCGCGACAACCTCGAGTCGATGTCTGAGTCGGACTTTGCAATTTCCACCCGGCTGTACGGCCGGCAGGTCCAGAAATGGGCGGTCATGCTGCAGCTCGTCGCGCACATGAACGAGCACTTGGGACAGTCGATCGCGTATGCCCGCATGAACGGTGTCGTGCCGCCGTGGTCCAGATAG